A stretch of the Candidatus Zixiibacteriota bacterium genome encodes the following:
- a CDS encoding mechanosensitive ion channel family protein — MPWLIAVIVLALGLRALDLPPKLSRGLALTALAAAFFQVGCWGETLLRVLITRSVALSGQTSADNSPARRAVLFVGRWLLWSLILVLLLENAGVDLSALLAGLGIGGIAVALAVQNILGDLFCFAAIVFDKPFEQGDFLVVGEQRGTVEKIGIRTTRVRSLDGEQLVFANNDLVSSRIRNFKRMQERRVVFQLGVIYETAPEKLRRIPQLIASIINEIPGTRFDRAHFAGFGDFSLNFEIVYYVLDSDYNRYMDIQQTINLALCERLALDGIEFAYPSQTVFVRNQANISSEVAHSLQGGR; from the coding sequence ATGCCGTGGCTGATTGCCGTGATCGTGCTGGCACTCGGGCTGCGCGCACTTGATCTGCCGCCGAAACTCTCGCGGGGCCTGGCACTCACGGCCTTGGCGGCGGCGTTTTTTCAGGTCGGGTGCTGGGGCGAAACGCTCCTGCGCGTGCTGATCACCCGCAGTGTCGCGCTGTCGGGGCAGACCTCCGCCGATAACTCGCCGGCGCGCCGGGCCGTGCTCTTCGTCGGGCGGTGGTTGTTGTGGTCGCTAATTCTGGTCCTGCTGCTGGAAAACGCCGGTGTTGATCTGAGCGCACTTCTCGCCGGCTTGGGCATCGGCGGCATCGCTGTCGCCCTTGCCGTCCAGAATATCCTCGGTGACCTGTTCTGCTTCGCGGCAATAGTTTTCGACAAGCCGTTCGAGCAGGGAGATTTCCTGGTCGTCGGTGAGCAGCGGGGCACGGTCGAGAAGATCGGGATCCGGACAACGCGGGTGCGTTCGCTCGACGGCGAACAACTCGTATTTGCCAATAACGATTTGGTGTCCAGCCGCATCCGCAATTTCAAGCGCATGCAGGAACGCCGGGTGGTGTTCCAACTGGGGGTGATCTACGAGACGGCACCGGAGAAATTGCGGCGAATTCCGCAGCTGATTGCGTCGATCATCAATGAGATTCCCGGCACCCGCTTCGACCGCGCGCACTTTGCCGGTTTCGGCGACTTCAGTCTGAACTTCGAAATCGTCTACTACGTGCTGGACTCCGACTACAATCGTTACATGGACATCCAGCAGACCATCAATCTGGCCTTGTGTGAGCGCTTAGCACTCGATGGCATCGAGTTTGCCTATCCGTCGCAGACGGTCTTCGTCCGGAACCAGGCAAACATCTCTTCCGAGGTTGCGCATTCGCTTCAAGGAGGACGCTGA